The proteins below are encoded in one region of Bacillus vallismortis:
- a CDS encoding DNA-3-methyladenine glycosylase family protein has product MWKENVFVTPPYHFDRVLDRLSLDPLNAADKEAREIRVPIRNQAGDVCIVKVQALGQADAPEFLVSGETDQEEMMKEIKRIFQWEHDLQHVLDHFSKTSLSAIFEEHAGTPLILDYSVYNCIMKCIIHQQLNLSFAYTLTERFVHAFGEQKDGVWCYPKPETIADLDYQDLRDLQFSMRKAEYAIDTSRMIAEGTLDLSKLPDMTDEDIMKKLVKIRGIGPWTVQNVLMFGLGRPNLFPLADIGLQNAIKRHFHLDDKPAKDVMLAMSKEWEPYLSYASLYLWRSIE; this is encoded by the coding sequence ATGTGGAAGGAAAACGTATTTGTCACGCCTCCGTACCATTTTGACCGCGTGCTGGACAGGCTCTCTTTAGATCCTCTCAATGCGGCGGATAAAGAAGCGCGGGAGATCCGCGTGCCGATCAGAAACCAAGCGGGTGACGTCTGCATTGTGAAGGTACAGGCATTAGGCCAAGCGGATGCCCCTGAGTTTCTTGTCAGCGGAGAAACAGACCAGGAAGAGATGATGAAGGAAATCAAGCGGATTTTTCAATGGGAACATGATTTACAGCACGTTCTCGATCATTTTTCGAAAACGAGTTTGTCCGCCATTTTTGAAGAGCATGCGGGTACGCCGCTTATATTGGACTATAGCGTGTACAACTGCATCATGAAATGCATCATCCACCAGCAGCTCAATCTTTCCTTCGCTTATACGTTAACAGAACGGTTTGTCCATGCGTTTGGCGAGCAGAAGGACGGCGTGTGGTGCTATCCAAAGCCGGAAACGATAGCGGATCTCGATTATCAGGATCTGCGCGATCTGCAATTCAGCATGAGAAAAGCGGAATACGCCATTGACACGTCAAGGATGATCGCAGAAGGCACACTCGACTTGTCGAAGCTTCCGGACATGACGGATGAAGATATCATGAAGAAATTGGTCAAAATCAGAGGCATCGGCCCATGGACCGTGCAAAACGTCCTCATGTTCGGACTTGGGCGCCCTAATTTGTTCCCGCTAGCCGATATCGGACTCCAAAATGCGATCAAACGCCATTTCCATCTGGACGATAAGCCGGCAAAGGATGTCATGCTGGCGATGAGCAAGGAGTGGGAGCCTTATTTAAGCTATGCGTCTTTGTATTTGTGGAGGAGTATCGAATGA
- the corA gene encoding magnesium/cobalt transporter CorA, whose protein sequence is MINITAMTTEHQLLKNIPIERVEQPDIAWYWVDLYGPEDTETAILRDFFHFHPLAIEDCFQHMQRPKLDHYDGYRFYVIHALNKDTLETEEVDIFQGERFVVTFHLHETPGIAKVRERLYASPDILKKGPGHITYMIMDQLVDEYFPLVYKIEDRLNEIEESRSQKTYGTLMNEVFDLRTDLLHLRRTVIPMRDLLYRILTLDHVKEHQETKAYFSDIYDHLLKLSEIVESNRDMTSDLRDSYVTLNSNRMNAIMMTLTIVSTIFIPLTFIAGVYGMNFDYMPELHWDYGYFAVLGLMAALVIGMLIWFVHKGWFNIFK, encoded by the coding sequence ATGATCAACATTACCGCAATGACAACAGAGCATCAGCTGCTGAAAAATATACCGATCGAACGAGTGGAACAGCCTGATATTGCGTGGTACTGGGTTGATTTATACGGCCCGGAGGATACGGAAACGGCAATATTGAGAGATTTTTTTCATTTTCATCCGCTTGCCATTGAGGATTGCTTCCAGCATATGCAGCGCCCCAAGCTTGACCATTATGACGGCTATCGCTTTTACGTGATTCATGCGCTGAATAAGGATACGCTGGAGACGGAGGAAGTGGATATCTTTCAAGGCGAAAGATTTGTCGTCACCTTTCATTTACACGAAACGCCCGGTATCGCCAAAGTCCGGGAGCGTTTGTATGCTTCACCGGACATATTAAAAAAAGGGCCTGGGCATATCACTTATATGATCATGGATCAGCTTGTCGATGAATATTTTCCTCTCGTGTACAAAATTGAAGACAGGCTGAACGAGATTGAAGAAAGCCGTTCTCAGAAAACATATGGAACGCTGATGAACGAGGTGTTTGATCTTAGGACAGATCTTTTGCATCTGAGACGGACGGTTATTCCGATGCGTGATTTGCTCTATCGGATTTTAACCCTTGATCATGTGAAAGAGCATCAGGAAACGAAAGCCTATTTCAGCGACATATATGATCATTTATTAAAATTATCTGAGATTGTGGAATCCAACCGTGACATGACGTCCGACTTAAGAGACAGCTATGTGACACTGAATTCAAACCGGATGAATGCGATTATGATGACACTGACGATCGTATCGACCATTTTTATCCCGCTTACCTTTATTGCCGGTGTGTACGGGATGAACTTCGACTACATGCCAGAGCTGCATTGGGATTACGGATATTTCGCCGTGCTCGGCCTGATGGCTGCGCTTGTGATCGGGATGCTGATATGGTTTGTACATAAAGGATGGTTCAACATATTTAAATGA
- a CDS encoding NAD(P)-dependent oxidoreductase — protein MKIAVIGLGNMGQPIARNVLQAGYELTVYNRTKQKTEELASEGAQAADTPRQAAESADIVITMLSDDDSVSAVTFGEDGLIAGLAKNGIHISMSTISVEFSEKLAAAHAAKGQSFLAAPVLGRPDAAAKAALRIISAGPAEAKQTAKPLLDTLSQQVFDVGEESKTANAAKISVNFLLVSMLEALSESFLMMEKYGLEQKQFLEIASALFGSPVYQNYGTIMAEQTFEPAGFKMSLGLKDTNLALAAAEQVSAHLPLAELAKSHFESGIEKGFGDLDWAALIKCIK, from the coding sequence TTGAAAATCGCTGTTATCGGACTCGGCAATATGGGACAGCCCATTGCCCGAAACGTGCTTCAGGCAGGCTACGAATTAACTGTTTATAATCGGACGAAACAAAAAACGGAAGAGCTCGCATCAGAAGGCGCACAGGCAGCGGACACGCCGCGACAAGCGGCTGAGTCCGCTGATATTGTCATCACAATGCTTTCAGATGACGATTCTGTCAGCGCCGTGACATTCGGAGAAGACGGGCTGATTGCAGGATTAGCAAAGAACGGCATCCACATCTCAATGAGCACCATCAGTGTCGAGTTCTCTGAGAAGCTCGCCGCAGCCCATGCGGCAAAAGGACAATCCTTCCTCGCCGCTCCTGTGCTTGGAAGACCGGATGCGGCCGCTAAAGCCGCGCTCCGCATTATCTCAGCCGGACCGGCGGAAGCGAAGCAAACTGCCAAGCCTCTGCTTGACACCTTGAGCCAGCAGGTGTTTGACGTAGGCGAAGAAAGCAAGACGGCAAACGCGGCCAAAATCAGCGTCAATTTTTTGCTCGTGTCTATGCTGGAGGCGTTATCTGAATCATTCTTAATGATGGAAAAGTACGGCTTAGAACAAAAACAATTTTTAGAAATCGCCAGCGCGCTCTTTGGCTCTCCTGTCTATCAAAATTACGGAACCATCATGGCAGAGCAGACATTTGAGCCGGCCGGTTTCAAAATGTCATTAGGGCTGAAGGATACCAATCTGGCACTTGCCGCCGCTGAACAGGTTTCTGCACACCTCCCTCTCGCCGAGCTGGCCAAGAGCCATTTTGAAAGCGGGATTGAAAAAGGATTTGGAGATCTGGATTGGGCCGCACTCATTAAATGTATCAAATAA
- a CDS encoding IS1182 family transposase codes for MFYTRNSSQNAAEFVLLDQLVEEDHLLRKIDKHIDFSFIIEKVKPYYSENKGRPSLDPLILFKMMFIGYLYGIRSERQLEKEIYYNMAYRWFLGLNINDPVPHHSTISWNRRTRFKDTTIFQDIFDEIVLQAINHDMVGGRVLFTDSTHLKANANKHKYTRKTIEQDTQNYIKDLNEAIQEDREEHEKKPLPAKEEVKAEKEIRHSTTDPESGYMYRENKPEGFFYLDHRTTDMKHNIITDAYVTPGNVHDSVPYLDRLDHQIARFHFEVEAVALDSGYLTTPICKGLADRHIFGVIAHRRYHPTRGLFPKWKFHYDSEQDSYICPNQQVLTYSTTDRKGYRSYKSNPETCSACPLLAQCTRSKNRQKIITRHVWEDHKEKVRQNRLSVSGKTLYKKRKEKIERSFADSKQLHGLRYCRLRGKRNVSEQVLLTAACQNMKKIATYLAKQG; via the coding sequence ATGTTCTACACAAGAAATTCTTCTCAAAACGCAGCCGAATTTGTTCTGCTTGACCAACTCGTCGAAGAGGATCATTTGCTTCGAAAAATTGATAAACACATAGACTTCTCTTTTATCATTGAAAAGGTTAAGCCTTACTACAGCGAAAACAAAGGCCGCCCCTCACTCGACCCGCTGATTTTATTCAAAATGATGTTTATCGGCTACCTCTACGGTATCCGTTCAGAAAGACAGCTTGAAAAAGAAATTTACTACAATATGGCGTACAGATGGTTTTTGGGCCTGAATATCAATGACCCAGTTCCGCACCACTCCACCATCAGCTGGAACAGACGCACACGCTTTAAAGATACAACGATTTTCCAAGACATTTTTGATGAGATCGTTCTTCAGGCCATCAATCATGACATGGTGGGTGGACGTGTCCTATTCACCGATTCAACTCATCTGAAAGCCAATGCCAACAAGCACAAATACACAAGAAAAACGATTGAACAGGATACACAAAACTATATCAAAGATTTAAATGAAGCCATTCAAGAAGATCGGGAGGAGCACGAAAAAAAGCCATTACCGGCCAAAGAGGAGGTGAAAGCTGAAAAAGAGATCCGCCACAGTACCACTGATCCGGAAAGTGGATATATGTATCGTGAAAACAAACCGGAGGGTTTCTTTTACTTAGATCACCGAACAACGGATATGAAACATAACATTATCACCGACGCCTATGTTACGCCTGGAAATGTCCATGATTCTGTGCCTTATCTTGACCGATTAGATCACCAAATTGCACGATTTCATTTTGAAGTAGAAGCCGTCGCTCTTGATTCTGGTTATTTAACGACTCCGATCTGTAAAGGGTTAGCCGACCGCCATATTTTTGGCGTTATTGCCCATAGACGATATCACCCTACTAGAGGCTTGTTTCCAAAATGGAAGTTTCATTATGACAGTGAACAAGACAGTTACATTTGCCCGAACCAGCAGGTACTTACATACTCAACAACTGACCGAAAAGGCTACAGGTCATATAAATCAAATCCTGAAACCTGTTCCGCATGCCCATTGCTTGCGCAATGCACAAGATCAAAGAACCGCCAGAAGATCATCACCCGGCATGTATGGGAGGACCATAAAGAAAAGGTCAGACAAAATCGTTTATCTGTTTCAGGAAAAACCCTCTATAAAAAAAGAAAAGAAAAAATAGAGCGAAGCTTTGCAGATTCAAAACAGCTGCATGGGCTTCGCTATTGCAGGTTGAGGGGAAAACGGAATGTGAGTGAACAAGTTCTCCTCACAGCCGCATGCCAGAACATGAAGAAGATTGCCACATACCTAGCCAAGCAGGGCTAG
- the pdaA gene encoding delta-lactam-biosynthetic de-N-acetylase, with the protein MKWMCSICCAAVLLAGGAVQATAVPNDPINWGFKRSVNHQPPDAGKQLNRLIEKYGAFYLGNTKEKTIYLTFDNGYENGYTPKVLDVLKKHRVTGTFFVTGHFVKDQPELIKRMSDEGHIIGNHSFHHPDLTKKTADQIQDELDSVNEEVYKITGRQDNLYLRPPRGVFSEYVLKETNRLGYQTVFWSVAFVDWKINSQKGSKYAYDHMIKQAHPGAIYLLHTVSKDNAEALDDAITDLKKQGYTFKSIDDLMFEKEMNLPSL; encoded by the coding sequence ATGAAGTGGATGTGTTCAATATGCTGCGCCGCCGTCTTGCTTGCCGGGGGCGCAGTACAGGCGACAGCGGTGCCAAATGACCCGATTAACTGGGGCTTTAAACGAAGTGTCAATCATCAGCCGCCTGATGCCGGGAAGCAGCTAAACCGTTTAATTGAAAAATATGGCGCGTTTTATTTAGGCAATACAAAGGAAAAAACGATTTACTTAACGTTTGATAACGGCTACGAAAATGGCTATACGCCAAAAGTGCTTGATGTCTTAAAAAAACACCGCGTAACAGGAACCTTTTTTGTCACCGGGCATTTCGTAAAGGATCAGCCTGAGTTGATTAAGCGCATGTCTGATGAAGGGCATATTATCGGCAACCATTCGTTTCACCATCCGGATCTGACGAAAAAAACAGCGGACCAGATTCAGGACGAACTCGATTCAGTCAATGAAGAGGTCTATAAAATTACGGGAAGGCAGGACAACCTGTATCTGCGTCCGCCGCGCGGCGTGTTCAGTGAATACGTGCTGAAAGAAACGAACCGCCTCGGATATCAAACCGTTTTCTGGTCGGTCGCTTTTGTTGATTGGAAAATCAATAGCCAAAAGGGGAGTAAATACGCTTACGATCATATGATCAAGCAGGCGCACCCAGGAGCGATTTACCTGCTTCACACCGTATCGAAGGACAATGCCGAAGCATTGGATGATGCGATCACAGACCTGAAAAAACAAGGCTACACATTTAAAAGCATTGATGATTTGATGTTTGAGAAAGAAATGAACCTGCCGTCCTTGTAA
- a CDS encoding SE1561 family protein, translated as MGNAVNNKDQQLDYLKNRLDMFMNVIDSLDPEATEVEDIDRLISMLDDLEAKYERFKKDWE; from the coding sequence ATGGGAAACGCCGTAAACAATAAGGATCAGCAGCTTGATTATTTAAAGAACAGACTCGACATGTTTATGAATGTCATTGATTCATTAGACCCTGAAGCAACCGAAGTTGAAGATATAGATAGGCTCATCAGCATGCTTGATGACCTGGAAGCCAAATACGAACGCTTTAAAAAAGACTGGGAATAG
- the yfkAB gene encoding radical SAM/CxCxxxxC motif protein YfkAB: MTQNTKLRPITPEFDPWEAYMDVEQYGDMQLTNVEFTTTTLCNMRCEHCAVGYTLQPKDPNALPIDLLLKRLEEIPRLRSISITGGEPMLSLKSVKEYVVPLLKYAHERGVRTQINSNLTLDIDRYEWIIPYLDVLHISHNWGTVEDFAEIGFAMMDRKPTFEQRARYFEKMIENSRTLVDAGVMVSAETMLNKRTLPHIEHIHRQITEDMKCQRHEVHPMYPSDFASALDSLSLKEMRQAIHRLLDIRDEKTWMLFGTLPFYACSADEEDQKLLRRLRAAKNVTVRNDPDGRSRLNVNIFDGNIIVTDFGDTPPLGNIQTDSLPSAYEKWRETKLAKELNCHCPNVRCLGPNVLVKNSYYQDVDFTKRQARS, translated from the coding sequence ATGACACAAAACACGAAGCTGCGTCCCATTACACCTGAGTTTGACCCTTGGGAAGCCTATATGGATGTTGAACAGTATGGAGACATGCAGCTGACAAACGTTGAATTTACAACGACGACACTGTGCAATATGAGATGTGAGCATTGCGCTGTAGGCTATACATTGCAGCCTAAAGACCCGAATGCTCTGCCTATAGATCTTCTGTTAAAACGGCTGGAGGAAATTCCGCGCCTGAGATCCATCAGTATTACAGGCGGAGAGCCGATGCTTTCTTTAAAATCAGTAAAGGAATATGTCGTTCCGTTATTGAAATACGCCCATGAACGGGGCGTGCGGACGCAGATCAATTCTAACCTGACCCTTGATATTGATCGATACGAATGGATTATTCCGTATCTTGATGTCCTGCATATTTCTCATAACTGGGGTACAGTTGAGGATTTTGCTGAGATCGGCTTTGCTATGATGGACAGAAAACCGACCTTCGAACAGCGGGCGCGTTATTTTGAAAAAATGATCGAAAACAGCCGCACGCTCGTGGATGCCGGGGTGATGGTTTCTGCAGAAACGATGCTGAACAAACGCACACTTCCGCATATTGAGCATATTCACCGCCAAATCACAGAAGATATGAAATGTCAGCGTCATGAAGTCCATCCAATGTACCCGAGCGATTTCGCAAGCGCTCTTGACTCTCTCAGCCTGAAAGAGATGAGACAGGCCATTCACCGTTTGCTGGACATTCGTGATGAAAAGACGTGGATGCTGTTCGGGACACTGCCGTTTTATGCCTGCAGTGCGGACGAAGAGGATCAAAAGCTGCTTCGCCGGCTTCGCGCGGCGAAAAACGTCACAGTGAGAAACGATCCTGACGGCCGTTCCCGCCTGAATGTGAATATCTTCGACGGAAACATCATCGTGACTGATTTCGGCGACACACCGCCGCTCGGCAACATTCAGACGGACAGCCTCCCTTCCGCCTATGAAAAATGGAGAGAGACAAAGCTTGCAAAAGAGCTGAATTGCCACTGCCCGAATGTCCGATGCCTCGGGCCGAATGTTCTCGTCAAAAATAGTTATTATCAAGATGTGGATTTCACAAAACGTCAAGCCAGGAGTTAG
- the mscC gene encoding mechanosensitive ion channel protein MscC, which translates to MRMEETLTEIFQNKIVDILLVAVILWISVFIINRLVQLFFKRTDFIEERKEKTIESLIRSVTQYTATIAFIFYVISLFVHDFGNILAGAGVAGIVIGFGAQSLIKDVLAGVFLIYERQLHKGDYVTVNNMFNGTVEEIGLRSLQIREWSGKLLTISNGEVRQIENYNIDFMRITESFLISFKEDPDRVYGVLEEACDMLNEELRDSLKLDEFGNPAEPFQIHGITALNQINRGVEFTVKGMVKDDDYFSASLAVRRVLVRKLYQNNVQMLEEAVRIERTQ; encoded by the coding sequence ATGCGAATGGAAGAAACACTTACAGAGATTTTCCAGAATAAAATCGTCGATATTCTTCTCGTTGCCGTCATTCTATGGATCAGTGTTTTTATCATCAACCGGCTGGTCCAGCTATTTTTTAAACGGACAGATTTTATTGAAGAAAGAAAAGAAAAAACGATTGAAAGCCTTATCCGTTCTGTCACCCAGTACACAGCGACAATCGCTTTTATTTTTTACGTTATTTCTTTATTTGTGCATGATTTCGGCAATATTTTAGCCGGGGCGGGTGTAGCCGGTATTGTCATCGGTTTTGGCGCCCAATCACTGATTAAGGATGTGCTGGCAGGTGTGTTTTTAATTTATGAACGCCAGCTGCACAAAGGCGATTATGTCACCGTCAACAATATGTTTAACGGGACTGTTGAAGAAATCGGCCTTCGCTCGCTGCAAATCCGGGAATGGAGCGGGAAGCTGCTCACCATCAGCAACGGCGAGGTCAGACAAATAGAGAACTATAATATCGATTTTATGCGGATCACCGAATCCTTTCTCATCAGCTTTAAAGAAGACCCAGACCGTGTGTACGGCGTATTAGAAGAGGCATGTGACATGCTGAATGAAGAACTTCGAGACTCATTAAAGCTGGATGAATTCGGCAATCCGGCAGAGCCCTTTCAAATACATGGGATTACCGCATTGAATCAAATCAATCGCGGCGTGGAATTTACGGTAAAAGGCATGGTGAAAGATGACGATTATTTCAGCGCCAGCCTTGCAGTCAGACGGGTTCTTGTTCGAAAGCTCTATCAAAACAATGTGCAAATGCTTGAGGAAGCGGTCAGAATCGAGAGAACGCAATAA
- a CDS encoding YfkD famly protein, which translates to MMKKLFHSTLIVLLFFSFFGVQPIHAKKQFKVPDSVASISKENTYPNASQDQPMLQPSKLAKELLDHSEVKIENPHLIKMLNESNVSGTPLAVGYRATIFLGKWALGYESNETVANWEYKKINTNRADNRGGKETAEMHYAQEQQYKVKGGLTAKVPNAEDVKSMMMLKAMKKTNLPLAFDTVVGAGTKRDQIYKVAPKKLGYLNAYAPAVNEKGKVTYGEVYLVLKGNKRKLVVKNVTSQGIGAWIPVQDHVTFGFQLASQPR; encoded by the coding sequence ATGATGAAAAAGCTATTTCATTCCACACTTATCGTGTTGTTATTCTTTAGTTTTTTCGGCGTTCAGCCCATCCATGCGAAAAAGCAGTTTAAGGTTCCTGACTCAGTTGCAAGCATTTCGAAGGAAAACACGTATCCGAATGCTTCACAGGATCAACCGATGCTTCAGCCGAGCAAACTTGCAAAGGAATTGCTCGATCATTCTGAGGTGAAGATTGAAAACCCGCACCTCATCAAAATGCTGAATGAATCCAACGTATCCGGCACACCGCTCGCGGTCGGCTACCGGGCGACAATATTTCTCGGGAAATGGGCGCTCGGCTATGAATCAAATGAAACAGTCGCAAACTGGGAATACAAAAAAATCAATACAAACCGTGCGGATAACCGCGGCGGAAAAGAAACAGCTGAAATGCATTATGCCCAGGAACAACAGTACAAAGTGAAGGGCGGCCTGACAGCTAAGGTTCCAAACGCTGAAGATGTCAAAAGCATGATGATGCTAAAAGCGATGAAGAAAACGAATCTTCCGCTGGCATTCGATACGGTTGTCGGAGCGGGCACAAAGCGGGATCAAATTTATAAAGTCGCTCCTAAAAAATTGGGTTATCTGAATGCGTATGCACCGGCTGTGAATGAAAAAGGAAAAGTGACTTACGGAGAAGTGTACTTAGTGCTGAAAGGGAATAAACGAAAACTAGTCGTGAAAAATGTCACGTCACAGGGAATCGGCGCTTGGATTCCGGTTCAAGACCACGTCACATTTGGTTTTCAGCTTGCTTCGCAGCCAAGATAA
- the cax gene encoding calcium/proton exchanger, whose protein sequence is MNRIFFILVAAGVPLSVIGSLMHWPSVILFALYCVTIIALASYMGRATESLSIIAGPRIGGLLNATFGNAVELIISLFALKEGLTGIVLASLTGSVLGNLLLVAGLSFFVGGLKYKRQEFNIHDARHNSGLLIFAIIVAFVIPEVFSVGMGDVGKLNLSIGISIILMLLYVAALYFKLVTHRGVYQPKNNDSQHVEEEEPEWSGKIATIVLFAATIAVAYISENLVHTFHSVAEQFGWSELFIGVIIVAIVGNAAEHASAVIMAYKNKMDVAVEIAVGSTLQIAMFVAPVLVICSIFFPVSMPLVFTLPELVAMVSSVLLMIAISNDGDSNWFEGATLLAAYVIMAIGFFLL, encoded by the coding sequence ATGAATCGTATTTTTTTTATTTTAGTGGCGGCGGGTGTTCCGCTTTCTGTAATCGGCAGTTTGATGCATTGGCCTTCTGTCATTCTCTTTGCCTTGTATTGCGTAACGATTATCGCGCTTGCAAGCTATATGGGAAGGGCGACAGAATCATTATCAATCATCGCAGGCCCGCGGATCGGCGGTTTGTTGAACGCCACCTTTGGGAATGCGGTTGAGTTAATCATCTCTCTATTTGCACTGAAGGAGGGCCTGACCGGTATCGTGCTTGCCTCTTTAACCGGTTCAGTGCTGGGGAATCTGCTGCTGGTGGCCGGGCTATCGTTTTTTGTCGGCGGTTTAAAATATAAGCGGCAGGAGTTTAATATTCATGATGCGCGCCATAACTCCGGTCTATTGATTTTTGCCATCATTGTCGCTTTTGTCATTCCGGAGGTATTTTCTGTAGGGATGGGCGACGTGGGCAAGCTTAATTTAAGCATCGGCATCAGCATTATATTAATGCTGTTATATGTGGCGGCTCTGTATTTTAAACTCGTCACGCACCGCGGTGTTTATCAGCCGAAGAACAATGACAGCCAGCATGTGGAAGAGGAAGAGCCGGAGTGGTCAGGCAAGATTGCCACAATTGTCTTGTTTGCGGCTACGATTGCTGTGGCATACATATCTGAAAACCTGGTTCACACGTTCCACTCTGTAGCTGAGCAGTTCGGCTGGAGCGAGCTGTTTATCGGGGTCATCATCGTGGCGATTGTCGGTAATGCCGCGGAGCATGCGTCCGCCGTCATTATGGCCTATAAAAATAAAATGGACGTTGCGGTTGAAATCGCAGTCGGTTCGACGCTGCAGATTGCTATGTTTGTTGCACCGGTTCTTGTGATCTGTTCCATCTTCTTCCCGGTAAGCATGCCGCTTGTGTTCACGCTGCCGGAGCTCGTGGCGATGGTATCGTCCGTTCTCTTGATGATCGCCATTTCGAATGACGGCGATTCCAACTGGTTTGAAGGGGCGACGCTGCTTGCCGCCTATGTCATTATGGCGATCGGCTTTTTCCTTCTATAA
- a CDS encoding MFS transporter translates to MSRFHFFILVLLVSISGFSQGMLLPVISIIFETNGESAAINGLHATGLYIGVLLASPFMEAPLRKLGFKPLIVIGGSIVILSLFGFIWLQSVWIWFLLRLFIGIGDHMLHFSTQTWVTSISSKQNRGRNLSVYGLSFGLGFAAGPFMVPLVKLSPALPFIVSGCFSLFAWLFVFFLQNAYPETSPHETKSDNSFRRFYQALLFGWVAFMPTFGYGFLETALNGSFPVYALRLGISVDAVALILPAFAIGSIIFQFPLGILSDKYGRRNVLLVILLTGALCFLIAGVFPSPYVIGCCFFMAGMAVGSTFTLGISYMTDLLPPHLLPAGNLLCGITFSLGSILGPIAGGWYMQTFDSANLFYFITLTLSGIWLALVLGKPKSWSPAETYSSSS, encoded by the coding sequence ATGTCACGATTTCATTTTTTTATCCTAGTCTTGCTCGTTTCCATTTCCGGGTTTTCACAAGGCATGCTGCTGCCTGTCATCTCGATCATCTTTGAAACAAATGGGGAATCGGCCGCTATTAACGGCCTGCATGCGACGGGACTCTATATCGGCGTGCTTTTGGCTTCGCCGTTTATGGAAGCGCCGCTTAGAAAGCTCGGATTTAAGCCGCTGATTGTCATCGGGGGAAGCATTGTCATTTTAAGCTTGTTTGGATTTATTTGGCTTCAGTCCGTTTGGATCTGGTTCCTGCTTCGCCTGTTTATCGGAATCGGCGACCATATGCTTCACTTTTCTACGCAAACGTGGGTGACTTCGATATCATCAAAACAAAATCGCGGAAGAAACCTGTCTGTTTACGGACTTTCCTTCGGCCTTGGCTTTGCCGCGGGTCCTTTCATGGTTCCGCTTGTCAAGCTGAGCCCGGCGCTGCCTTTTATCGTGTCCGGCTGCTTCAGCCTGTTTGCGTGGCTTTTTGTTTTCTTTCTACAAAATGCATACCCGGAAACCAGTCCTCACGAAACCAAATCAGACAATAGCTTCAGGCGGTTTTATCAAGCGTTACTCTTTGGGTGGGTTGCCTTTATGCCCACATTCGGCTACGGCTTTCTTGAGACGGCGCTAAATGGAAGCTTTCCTGTATACGCACTCCGGCTGGGGATATCTGTGGACGCAGTGGCGCTGATCCTTCCCGCATTTGCGATTGGAAGCATTATTTTTCAGTTTCCGCTCGGCATCCTCAGCGATAAATACGGGCGGCGAAATGTGCTGCTTGTGATTTTGTTGACAGGAGCGCTTTGCTTTTTGATCGCCGGCGTATTCCCTTCGCCTTATGTGATCGGATGCTGCTTTTTTATGGCGGGAATGGCAGTCGGATCAACCTTTACACTTGGCATCAGCTATATGACAGACCTTCTTCCTCCCCACTTGCTGCCGGCGGGGAACCTGCTTTGCGGCATTACATTCAGCCTTGGCAGCATCCTCGGCCCGATTGCCGGCGGCTGGTATATGCAGACATTTGACAGCGCAAACTTATTTTATTTCATTACCCTCACGCTTAGCGGTATCTGGCTTGCTCTCGTGCTTGGCAAACCGAAAAGCTGGTCACCAGCCGAAACCTATTCTTCATCTTCATAA